In one window of Virgibacillus proomii DNA:
- a CDS encoding ABC-ATPase domain-containing protein, which translates to MNSLVKLLKEIDNKGYKAYKRIQGNYQGTDYEFMIDHVQGDPFAAPSKLRIIIPASKRQIKAEWLQTYARKIAVEDAFARIIGKVVAQQASHVKGSGKSGFIFFDRPGQEKLERSAVQITSEKITVCISVGLPANGRKINSREADKLFFRVLPDIINHSVFTITNKAIEQAIKLADQQEAIRQVMKENNWVAFLANGSILPRESGISNRPLKQAIPFQSPPENEVEIQIPHSDVPIKGMAIKKGITLIVGGGYHGKSTLLRGIERGVYSHVNGDGREFVLTDPSAVKIRSEDGRKITGVDISPFINNLPHGQDTTFFSSDNASGSTSQAANVMEALEAGASTLLIDEDTSATNFMIRDHRMQLLVHADKEPITPFIDKITQLRDELSVSTIIVMGGSGDYFATADTVIRLENYLPDNATNEAKAIIEKYPLIRNNGGNKRFGKLTRRYFQQSSLQTRKGKRAKVQAKGLTHIQMGKTDISFAEVEQLVDASQTRMIAEILHYLDRNNQMDNVALPELLDRIEQQMDQQGLASFTLHPKEHPGDLARPRRFEIAAVLNRMRTAVVKKYRQGE; encoded by the coding sequence ATGAATAGTCTAGTGAAGCTTTTAAAGGAAATTGATAACAAAGGCTATAAAGCATATAAACGTATTCAAGGAAACTATCAGGGAACGGATTATGAGTTTATGATTGATCATGTTCAAGGAGATCCGTTTGCTGCTCCTTCTAAACTTAGAATCATTATTCCTGCAAGTAAGCGACAAATTAAAGCTGAATGGCTTCAAACATATGCAAGAAAGATTGCTGTTGAAGATGCATTTGCTCGTATAATAGGTAAGGTTGTAGCTCAGCAAGCTTCTCATGTAAAAGGCTCAGGTAAGAGCGGCTTCATCTTTTTTGATCGCCCAGGGCAAGAAAAGCTGGAGCGCAGTGCTGTACAAATTACCTCAGAAAAAATAACGGTTTGTATTTCAGTTGGACTACCGGCAAATGGAAGGAAAATAAATAGTAGAGAAGCTGATAAATTATTTTTCCGTGTTCTTCCAGACATTATTAATCATTCTGTTTTTACAATTACTAATAAAGCAATTGAACAGGCGATCAAGTTAGCAGACCAGCAAGAAGCAATTCGTCAAGTAATGAAAGAAAATAACTGGGTAGCGTTTTTAGCAAATGGATCAATTTTACCTAGAGAAAGCGGAATTAGTAATCGACCTTTAAAGCAGGCGATACCGTTCCAAAGTCCACCTGAAAATGAGGTGGAGATACAGATTCCTCATTCTGACGTGCCAATCAAAGGAATGGCAATTAAAAAAGGAATTACGTTAATTGTCGGCGGTGGATATCACGGTAAAAGTACATTGCTTAGGGGAATAGAACGAGGAGTATATTCACATGTAAACGGTGATGGAAGGGAGTTTGTTTTAACCGATCCTTCCGCAGTAAAAATTCGATCTGAAGATGGTCGGAAAATTACAGGTGTTGATATTTCTCCGTTTATCAATAATTTACCACATGGTCAGGATACTACATTTTTTTCAAGCGATAATGCTAGTGGCAGTACATCCCAAGCAGCAAATGTAATGGAGGCATTAGAAGCAGGGGCTTCCACATTATTAATTGATGAAGATACAAGTGCTACTAATTTTATGATTCGTGATCACAGAATGCAATTACTCGTGCACGCAGATAAAGAACCGATTACACCATTCATTGATAAAATAACACAGCTTCGTGATGAATTATCTGTGTCTACGATTATTGTAATGGGCGGCTCAGGTGATTATTTTGCTACAGCGGATACAGTTATTCGATTAGAAAACTATTTACCAGATAATGCAACAAATGAAGCAAAAGCAATTATAGAAAAATACCCTTTAATCAGAAACAATGGAGGGAATAAACGATTTGGTAAGTTAACCAGACGTTACTTTCAACAAAGCTCATTACAGACAAGAAAGGGCAAGAGAGCAAAAGTTCAAGCAAAAGGTTTAACTCATATACAAATGGGAAAAACGGATATCTCATTTGCAGAGGTTGAACAGCTTGTTGATGCATCACAGACAAGAATGATTGCAGAAATCCTTCATTACTTAGATAGAAATAATCAAATGGATAACGTTGCTTTGCCTGAATTACTGGATCGTATTGAGCAGCAAATGGATCAACAAGGCTTAGCTTCATTTACATTACATCCTAAAGAGCACCCGGGAGATTTAGCTAGACCTCGTCGATTTGAAATTGCGGCAGTGTTAAATCGAATGCGTACAGCAGTTGTAAAAAAGTACAGGCAAGGAGAATAA
- the dat gene encoding D-amino-acid transaminase yields the protein MAVYPIVIAQQKFTHQDSLRYPFEERGLQFGDGIYEVIRIYEGKYYLLAEHLDRLFRSAKAIKIDLAISKEELTQLLLKLLEKNNMVKDGKVYLQATRGSAPRDHVFPKDVPANMYAYVQDLPRQLDKLKHGVSAITTPDVRWENCYIKSLNLLPNVLAKQEAREQGCYEAILHRGELVTECSSSNIYLVKDGEIHTHPATNRILHGCVRLRVEAFAKSLSIPFFEEGFHKENIYDADEVFLSSSTSEVMPIVSVDGKQIKDGIPGPITRKLQQAYEKDAEIIDNKIASST from the coding sequence ATGGCTGTATATCCAATTGTAATTGCACAACAGAAGTTTACACATCAAGACAGCCTGCGATATCCGTTTGAAGAACGCGGGCTTCAGTTTGGCGACGGAATTTATGAAGTCATCCGTATATACGAGGGAAAATATTATCTTCTAGCAGAACATCTCGATCGGCTATTTCGTTCCGCAAAAGCAATTAAAATCGATTTGGCTATATCGAAGGAAGAATTAACTCAATTATTATTGAAATTATTAGAAAAAAACAACATGGTAAAAGATGGAAAAGTATATCTACAAGCGACGAGAGGATCTGCTCCACGTGATCATGTATTCCCAAAAGACGTTCCTGCAAATATGTATGCCTATGTTCAAGACTTGCCACGTCAATTAGATAAGCTTAAGCACGGTGTTTCAGCAATTACAACACCAGATGTACGGTGGGAAAACTGTTATATTAAAAGTTTAAACTTATTACCAAATGTACTTGCTAAGCAAGAAGCAAGAGAGCAAGGTTGCTACGAAGCAATTTTGCATCGCGGGGAGCTTGTTACTGAATGTAGTTCATCAAATATTTATCTTGTTAAAGATGGAGAAATCCATACCCATCCTGCTACAAATCGTATTTTGCACGGCTGTGTACGATTACGAGTAGAAGCGTTTGCCAAATCTCTTTCTATTCCATTTTTTGAAGAAGGTTTTCATAAAGAAAATATTTATGATGCAGATGAAGTATTCTTATCTAGTAGTACGTCTGAGGTAATGCCGATTGTAAGTGTGGATGGTAAACAGATAAAAGATGGTATCCCTGGTCCAATTACCCGTAAGTTGCAGCAAGCATACGAAAAAGATGCAGAAATTATTGACAACAAAATTGCTTCTAGCACATAG
- a CDS encoding universal stress protein has protein sequence MSENILVAYDGSELSKKAMEEAKKQAKFSNANVHAVTVVTHAGPTTNAILARSFMSDMAEDLRPIMERIQQDFVKERINCIAEVLVDYSFRNPSVQLLEYANENKIDLIILGSRGLGNVGRFFLGSVSNQIVQRAECRVLIVK, from the coding sequence ATGAGTGAAAATATTCTAGTAGCCTATGATGGGTCAGAATTAAGTAAAAAAGCAATGGAAGAAGCAAAAAAACAAGCAAAATTTTCAAATGCAAATGTACATGCAGTGACGGTAGTTACTCATGCTGGTCCGACTACTAATGCAATACTTGCACGAAGTTTTATGAGCGACATGGCTGAAGACCTACGCCCTATTATGGAACGAATTCAACAGGATTTTGTTAAAGAAAGAATCAACTGTATAGCAGAAGTATTAGTAGATTATTCATTCCGTAATCCAAGTGTCCAACTTCTCGAATATGCAAATGAAAATAAGATTGATTTAATTATCTTGGGCAGTCGCGGGCTAGGAAATGTAGGAAGATTTTTTCTTGGAAGTGTAAGTAATCAAATTGTTCAACGTGCGGAATGTCGAGTGTTAATTGTTAAATAA